The nucleotide sequence AGCTTTAAGATCACGTAGCCGATTTCTTTGGGATACATGATCTGGGTGGAGCGCTTGACGCCCTTGATGAGATCGTGGGTGGTGGGCCGCAGGATGCGAAAGACGTGGCCGATGTGGGTGGCCACCGCGCCGCCGCTGCCGGCCCGGGCCACTTCGCTGAACCGGATCATGCCTTCCTGGGTGTGCAGCACCGTGTCCTGGTCGAAACGCCGCAGATATCGCTTGCCCTTGGGAGAGACCAGAAGTATCAAATCGCCCTGTTTCACGCTGTCACCCCGGGTTGTTTGTTGGGTCGAGGCCCTTGACCATGGCGGGGCGCGCCTGTCAAGTGTGCGAGACGGCAAAAAGGAGCGCGCCACGGAACCTTTACGGCATGTTTTTGGCCCGGTCGGCTCAGGGAGGCTCGGCGTTTCGCTGGGCCTGGATCTGCTTGGCGCGCGCATTTGCTCGTTTGATTGCCTCTACTGCGAGGCCGGCGTCACCGAGGCCCTGACCACCGCGCGCAAGCCCTATGTTCCGGCCCGCCGCCTGCTGGACGAACTGGCCGCCTGGAAGGCGGCCGGCCATGCCCCGCCCGATGTCGTGACCCTGGGCGGGCTTGGCGAACCGTGTCTGAACAGCGAACTCGGGGCCGTCATTGCCGGGGCCAAGGAATTGTTTCCGGACTTGCCCGTGGCCGTGCTGACCAATTCGAGCCTGATGGCCGATCCAGACGTGCGTCTTGAACTCGCCCAGGCCGATATCGTGCTGCCGTCCATGGACACGCTGGTCCCGGCCGAGTACCATCGCCTGAACCGTCCCCACGCCGCCGTGGGCCTTACGGCCATCCGTCAGGGCCTGCTCGATTTTCGAGCCGCCTACGACGGCAAGATCTTTCTCGAAGTGCTGCTTTTGGCCGGGATAAACGATTCGGTTGAAAACAGCGAGCTTTTGCAGGGCTTTTGCCGGGAACTCGCGCCGGACCGGGTGGATGTGGTCACCCTGTCGCGCCCCGGAGCCCATCCGGGCTGCCAGGCCGCTTCGGCCGAGGCCCTGGCCCGGTTTAGGGCCGCCCTGGGCGGCTTCGCCCAGGATGCCGCCGCGCCGCGTCGGGCCGAGGGCCATGGCCCCGCCGCCCTGGCCGGGCCGCAGCTCGAAGCCCTGGCCGGGCGCATCGCCGCCTCGGTGGCCAGACGCCCCCAGACCGAGGCCGGTCTGGCCGCGGGTCTTGACGTGCCCGCCGCCCATGTCCGGCTGGCCCTGGCCGCCCTTGTCCGGGCCAAGGCCGTGCGCGAGCGGCGCGAAGGCGACGCGGTTTTTTATTCCGGCCTGGCCGGATAAACAAAATTTTGCCTGGGCAAGCCTGCCCAGGCAGGGAGTTTCATGGAAATGAGCAGAGGGAAGAAACGCAAGCAGAAAATGTTCATCAGCGTGCTGCCCGGCGAACAGGTCGAGGTGGCCGTGGCCGAGGACGGTCAGCTGCTGGAATATTACGTCGAGATGGTCCATCAGGCCAAAACGCGGGGCCACATCTACAAAGGCAAGATCCACAACATCGATCCCGCCTTGCAGGCCGCGTTCATCAATTACGGGGCCGAGCGCAACGGCTTTTTGCAGATCGACGAGGTACACCCCGAGTACTACCAGATCGTGCAGGCCGGCGGCGACCGCCGTCCCAAGTATCCGCCCATCCAGAAGGCGCTGAAAAAAAATCAGGAGCTCCTTGTCCAGGTCGTCAAGGAACCCACGGGCCACAAGGGGGCGTTTCTCACCACCTATCTGTCCCTGCCGGGCCGCTATTTCGTGCTGACCCCGGGCCGGGAGCAGCGGGGCGTGTCGCGCAAGATCGAGGACGAGGCCGAACGCAAGCGCCTCAAGGAAGTCATTTCCGGCCTCAAGCTCGACGAGGGCCTGGGCCTTATTGTCCGCACCGCCGCCTTGTCCCAGTCCAAGACGTCGCTGGAGCGCGATCTTTCGTATCTCAAGCGCCTGTGGAAGGAAGTGCGCCAACGCGGCACCACGGCCGAGACGCCAAGCCTCATTTATCAGGAACTCGACCTGTCCTCCCGGGCCGTGCGCGATTACCTGACCGACGACGTGGGCGAAATCTGGGTGGACGAACCCGAGACGGCCAAGCGCGTGTCGGAAATGGCCACCCTGGTCTATCCGCGCCGTCCGGGCATCGTCAAACAGCATCCCGACGTGGACGTGCCCTTGTGGGACCGCTTCAACCTGCGCAAGCAGATCGAGCAGCTCTATGGCCGCGAGGTCACCTTGCCCAGCGGCGGCGTGCTGGTCTTTGACCACGCCGAGGCGCTCACCGCCGTGGACATCAACTCCGGCAAGATCGGCGGCGAATCGAATTTCCGCGAGATGGCGCTCAAGACCAACATCGAGGCCTCCGAGGAAGTGGCGCGTCAGTTGCGGCTGCGCGACATCGGCGGCCAGGTGGTCATCGATTTCATTGAGATGAAGGACCGAAAGCACGTGGCCGAGGTGGAAAAGACCCTGCGCGCCGCCTTTAAAAACGACCGCGCCCGTACCGACGTCGGCCGCATTTCGCGCTTTGGCCTGCTCGAAATCGTGCGCCAGCGCCTGGGATCCTCAGCCCTGTCCATCACTTCCGAGCCCTGCCCGTGCTGCAACGGCTCGGGCCAGCGGCGCAACCACGAGTGGCAGGCGCTGACGGTGCTGAAAGACATCTACCGCCAGCTGCGCAAGGATTCGAGCCAGGAGACGGTGACGGCCAAGGTCTCCGAGGAACTGTCCCGCTATCTCCTCAACCATAAGCGCGCCCGACTCTCGGCCATGGAAGAGGAGTTCAAGAAAAAGATCGTCATAAACGCCCTGTGACGCCATGGCCGGCCGGGTCCTGCTCCATATCTGTTGCGGCCCGTGCGCCATCGCGCCGCTAGCGCGTCTGACCGAGGCCGGCCTGGAGGTTGTCGGGCTTTTCGCCAACGACAACATCCAGCCGGCTGCCGAATGGCTGCGCCGCCGCGACGGCGCGGCCCAGGTCGCGGCCCGGTTCGGCGTTGGCCTGCGCGTTGACGCCTACGATCCCCTGCCTCACATGCGCCGCTCCCTGGCTGATCCGGCCGGGCGCTGTCGTCCTTGCTGGGAAGAACGCCTGGCCCGGGCGGCCGTTGTTGCCCGTGAGCAAGGCTGCGACGCCTTCACCAGTTCGCTGTTGTACAGCCGCTACCAGGATCACGCCGCCATCGCCGCCCTGGGGCGGGCAGCCGGCGAGGCGGCCGGCGTGGCCTTTCATTACGCCGACTACCGCACCCACTGGGACGAGGGCGTGGCCCTGTCCAAGGACTGGGGCGTCTATCGCCAGCCGTACTGCGGCTGCGTGCTCAGCGAACTCGACCGCTACGCCAAGAAGCTGCGCCGTCCGCCGGTCATCGACGGTTAATGTCGCGTCTCTTAAAAAATACAACTGTATTTTTAAGGAAAACCAAAGGTTTTCGTCTGCTGTCTGTGGCGTGATCCATGTGCTATACTTGGACGCGACACTAAGCCGTACCACGGCGGCTCCCGCCGGGGCATGGCCATGATCTCCTGCGCCCATCCGGGGCGAGCGCCGGCTCCGCCTAGGATTTCTCGGCTCACCGCTGTTTTCACGACATGCCGACACATTTCTCCTCCGTCATCAAGCGTTTTTGCCGGGCTCGGCGTGGTCGTCGGCCGTTGTTCCCCTGGCCGCGAGGGCTTATAAGACCCCTTGCAGACGCGCCGCATTGATCCGGCTGGTTCCATTTTGTCTGGAACGATAAGCTCAAAAATCAATTACAAATGGACTCGTTGTCGAGCCTTCCACCCCGAGCCTTTGGAAAAAACATGCACCACGCCTTGCTTTTGGCCGTAGCCGCTGGCTTGGACCTGATTTTCGGCGATCCTCGCCAACTGCCGCATCCGGTACGGGCCATCGGCTGGTGCTACGCCCGACTGGACGCCCTGGCCGACCGGCTTGGCCAGCGCAGCCGGCTTTTCGGCGCGCTGTCTGTGGTCGCCGTGGCCGGCGGCAGCGCCTTGATTGTGGCGGTGGCTGGCGCGCTGCCCGTCGTGGGCACGGTGTTGGCCGTCTATTTCGCCTATGCCGGCTTGGCCCTGGGCAGCCTTTTGGCCGAAGGACGACGGGCGGCACGCTTCTTGATTGCCGGGGATACGGAAGCTGCCCGCATGGCCGTTGGCGGGCTGGTCAGCCGCGACGTGGCCGGCCTGGACGCCCCGGAGTTGTGGCGAGCTCTGGCCGAGTCCGTGGCGGAGAACGCCAACGACGGATTTGTGGCCCCCTTTTTCTGGCTGGCCATCACCGGTCCGGCCGGACTGTGGGCCTACAAGGCGGTGTCCACGGCCGACTCCATGTGGGGCTACCGCACCCCGCGCCACGAGCGGCTCGGCTGGTTCGGGGCCCGGGCCGACGACGTCCTGGCCTGGCTGCCGGCCCGGCTGACCGTGGCCGCCCTGTGGCTGGCGGCGCGGCTCATGGGCGCGGGGAGGAGCGTTCGCCTGGGCGACATCGCCAGGGACGCGGCCACAAGCGGCAGCCCCAACGCCGGCTGGCCCATGGCTGCTGCGGCCTGGCTATGCGGCGGCAGCATGGGCGGCCAGACGCGCTACCATGGAGTGCTGGTCGATAAGCCACGGCTGGGGCCATCGGACCGTCCTTGGGATGCGGCCCGTTACGAATTGCTGAGCGCCATGGTATTGTTTGCGGGGTGTATTGTTGCAGTGGGAACAGTTGCCTTGTGTAGCATAGGGGTGTGGTCTTTTGTGTGATTGTTGCCGTCGAGATGAGTCGTCTGATCTTTATTTGTCCAGTCTGTAATATCGATGGCGGCACAAAAAAATGATTTTTTGTTGACGAGATTCTATTTTTGGTGGTAGGTGATAAAGTACGATTTTTTCAGGAGGGCAGACTCATGGCTTTTGAAGGTACCGTCAAGTGGTTTAGTGACAAAAAAGGCTATGGATTCATCATGCGCGAAGGCGAAGATGATGTCTTTGTCCATTACTCTTCCATTGAAGGGGATGGCTTCCGCACGCTTCGCGAAGGTGAGCAAGTAACGTTTGAGATTCTTCAGGGCGAACGTGGCCCCAAAGCCTCTAACGTGGTGCGTCCCGCCTAGCTGCATTGTCCCATTGCACAAGACAAAGCCCCCGTCGGACCTCTCCGGCGGGGGCTTTGTGACGTTTGTGCGCCAAAAGGGGCGGCGTGTTACGCGCCCAGAGCCTTGGAACGGTCCCGGGAGGCCACTGCGGCGTCGATGATGGCCGCCCGCACCGCCTGGCGGTCCAGGTGCATGAGCGCCTCGATAGTGGTGCCGGCCGGCGAAGTCACCATTTCGCGCAGGATGCTCGGATGGATGTTCGTCTCCGCCGCCAGCTTGGACGTGCCGGCGAAAAGGCCGATGACGATGTCGGTGGCTTTGTCGCGAGGAAAGCCCATGAGCACGCCGGACTCGATCAGCGCCTCCATGAAGTGGAGCACGTAGGCCGGGCCGGAGCCGGCAAGCCCCGTGAAGGCGTCGAAGAACTTCTCTTCCAGCACATAGGTGCGTCCCAGGGCGGCGAAAAGCGTCTCGACAAAGGCCTTGCGTTCGGCGTCCAGGGCCGGATCGTCCAGGCACAGGGCGAACTGGCCCGCGCCGACCAGGGCCGGGGTGTTGGGCATCACCCGCACCACCGGACACTTGCCGGCCGAGAGTTCACGCAGCTTCTCCACAGTGACCCCGGCCACGATGGACACGAGCACCGTTTCCGGACCAAGGGCCGGGGCCAGTTCGGCCATGGCCGCGGCCAGATACTGCGGCTTGACGCACAGGATCAGATAGTCGCTGCCGGCCGCCAGATCTTCGGGAGTCGC is from Solidesulfovibrio magneticus RS-1 and encodes:
- a CDS encoding radical SAM protein, which produces MRDGKKERATEPLRHVFGPVGSGRLGVSLGLDLLGARICSFDCLYCEAGVTEALTTARKPYVPARRLLDELAAWKAAGHAPPDVVTLGGLGEPCLNSELGAVIAGAKELFPDLPVAVLTNSSLMADPDVRLELAQADIVLPSMDTLVPAEYHRLNRPHAAVGLTAIRQGLLDFRAAYDGKIFLEVLLLAGINDSVENSELLQGFCRELAPDRVDVVTLSRPGAHPGCQAASAEALARFRAALGGFAQDAAAPRRAEGHGPAALAGPQLEALAGRIAASVARRPQTEAGLAAGLDVPAAHVRLALAALVRAKAVRERREGDAVFYSGLAG
- a CDS encoding Rne/Rng family ribonuclease produces the protein MSRGKKRKQKMFISVLPGEQVEVAVAEDGQLLEYYVEMVHQAKTRGHIYKGKIHNIDPALQAAFINYGAERNGFLQIDEVHPEYYQIVQAGGDRRPKYPPIQKALKKNQELLVQVVKEPTGHKGAFLTTYLSLPGRYFVLTPGREQRGVSRKIEDEAERKRLKEVISGLKLDEGLGLIVRTAALSQSKTSLERDLSYLKRLWKEVRQRGTTAETPSLIYQELDLSSRAVRDYLTDDVGEIWVDEPETAKRVSEMATLVYPRRPGIVKQHPDVDVPLWDRFNLRKQIEQLYGREVTLPSGGVLVFDHAEALTAVDINSGKIGGESNFREMALKTNIEASEEVARQLRLRDIGGQVVIDFIEMKDRKHVAEVEKTLRAAFKNDRARTDVGRISRFGLLEIVRQRLGSSALSITSEPCPCCNGSGQRRNHEWQALTVLKDIYRQLRKDSSQETVTAKVSEELSRYLLNHKRARLSAMEEEFKKKIVINAL
- a CDS encoding epoxyqueuosine reductase QueH; the encoded protein is MAGRVLLHICCGPCAIAPLARLTEAGLEVVGLFANDNIQPAAEWLRRRDGAAQVAARFGVGLRVDAYDPLPHMRRSLADPAGRCRPCWEERLARAAVVAREQGCDAFTSSLLYSRYQDHAAIAALGRAAGEAAGVAFHYADYRTHWDEGVALSKDWGVYRQPYCGCVLSELDRYAKKLRRPPVIDG
- the proC gene encoding pyrroline-5-carboxylate reductase, whose amino-acid sequence is MAAVIGFLGAGNMGAAIIKGLAAVPDVSALAYDVDAAKVAALAADKLAKPAATPEDLAAGSDYLILCVKPQYLAAAMAELAPALGPETVLVSIVAGVTVEKLRELSAGKCPVVRVMPNTPALVGAGQFALCLDDPALDAERKAFVETLFAALGRTYVLEEKFFDAFTGLAGSGPAYVLHFMEALIESGVLMGFPRDKATDIVIGLFAGTSKLAAETNIHPSILREMVTSPAGTTIEALMHLDRQAVRAAIIDAAVASRDRSKALGA
- a CDS encoding cold shock domain-containing protein, which translates into the protein MAFEGTVKWFSDKKGYGFIMREGEDDVFVHYSSIEGDGFRTLREGEQVTFEILQGERGPKASNVVRPA
- the cbiB gene encoding adenosylcobinamide-phosphate synthase CbiB → MHHALLLAVAAGLDLIFGDPRQLPHPVRAIGWCYARLDALADRLGQRSRLFGALSVVAVAGGSALIVAVAGALPVVGTVLAVYFAYAGLALGSLLAEGRRAARFLIAGDTEAARMAVGGLVSRDVAGLDAPELWRALAESVAENANDGFVAPFFWLAITGPAGLWAYKAVSTADSMWGYRTPRHERLGWFGARADDVLAWLPARLTVAALWLAARLMGAGRSVRLGDIARDAATSGSPNAGWPMAAAAWLCGGSMGGQTRYHGVLVDKPRLGPSDRPWDAARYELLSAMVLFAGCIVAVGTVALCSIGVWSFV